From a region of the Brevibacterium siliguriense genome:
- the frr gene encoding ribosome recycling factor translates to MIEETLAEAREKMDKAVEFTQEDFASIRTGRANPALFADIEIDYYGAPTPLQQLASFQTPEARTILVTPYDKGTLGDIENALRNSDIGANPANDGNVIRVVLPDLTEERRKEYVKIVKGKAEDGKVSIRNIRRHAKETLERIKKDGEAGEDEVTRSISELDDLTKSKVESVDKLLAQKEAELLEV, encoded by the coding sequence GTGATTGAAGAGACACTGGCCGAAGCCAGAGAGAAGATGGACAAGGCCGTCGAATTCACGCAGGAAGACTTCGCGTCGATCCGCACCGGCCGCGCCAACCCCGCACTGTTCGCCGATATCGAGATCGACTACTACGGTGCTCCGACGCCGCTGCAGCAGCTCGCCTCGTTCCAGACGCCCGAGGCTCGCACGATCCTCGTGACCCCCTACGACAAGGGCACGCTGGGCGACATCGAGAACGCTCTGCGCAACTCCGACATCGGTGCGAACCCCGCCAACGACGGCAATGTCATCCGCGTCGTCCTCCCGGACCTCACCGAGGAGCGCCGCAAGGAATACGTCAAGATCGTCAAGGGCAAGGCTGAAGACGGCAAGGTCTCGATCCGCAACATCCGTCGCCACGCCAAGGAGACGCTCGAGCGTATCAAGAAGGACGGCGAAGCTGGCGAGGACGAGGTCACTCGCAGCATCTCCGAGCTCGACGATCTGACGAAGAGCAAGGTCGAAAGCGTCGACAAGCTGCTTGCGCAGAAGGAAGCTGAGTTGCTCGAGGTCTGA
- the dxr gene encoding 1-deoxy-D-xylulose-5-phosphate reductoisomerase yields MSKRGFIVVGSTGSVGTQALDVLAEHRDEHAVLGLAAGTQLDLLLEQALDFHVPVIGLTTPPAGGEAEVRERLTELAAARGIADPVEAIHLGDTAAEAVAGLAADMVLNAITGAAGLGATLAALERGTDVALANKESLIIGGSIVLEAARASGARLVPVDSEHSAIAQALRAGTHAEVSKLIITASGGPFRGMTRDALRRVTPAQALNHPTWEMGSMITINSATLVNKGLEVIEAHLLFDIDFDHIEVVVHPQSQIHSMVEFTDASTIAQISPPDMRLPISYALGTQDDGTTRRLTSGAVPHNWGQPMHWSFEPVNHLAFPALGLAIDAGRKGRSFPAVLNAANEELVAAFIAGDIAFTGIDKGLARALAAHEPAADHTVETVLAADAWARGFARADVAEQSGGRR; encoded by the coding sequence GTGAGTAAACGTGGTTTCATTGTAGTCGGCTCAACTGGTTCGGTCGGCACCCAGGCCCTTGACGTCCTTGCCGAACACCGCGACGAGCACGCGGTTCTCGGCCTGGCAGCCGGTACCCAGCTCGACCTTCTGCTCGAGCAGGCCCTCGACTTCCACGTCCCCGTCATCGGTCTCACGACTCCACCCGCCGGCGGCGAGGCCGAGGTGCGTGAGCGTCTGACCGAGCTGGCTGCTGCACGGGGGATCGCCGATCCCGTCGAAGCCATCCACCTCGGGGACACCGCCGCCGAGGCGGTAGCGGGCTTGGCCGCGGACATGGTCCTCAACGCGATCACCGGTGCCGCCGGCCTCGGTGCGACCCTGGCAGCTCTCGAACGCGGCACGGATGTCGCCCTGGCGAACAAAGAATCCCTCATCATCGGCGGGTCCATCGTCCTCGAAGCCGCCCGTGCTTCCGGGGCCCGGCTGGTGCCCGTCGACAGTGAGCACTCCGCGATCGCCCAGGCGCTGCGCGCAGGCACGCACGCGGAAGTCAGCAAGCTCATCATCACCGCTTCGGGCGGGCCCTTCCGCGGGATGACCCGCGACGCCCTGCGTCGGGTCACTCCCGCCCAGGCACTCAACCATCCCACCTGGGAGATGGGATCGATGATCACCATCAACTCGGCGACCCTGGTCAACAAGGGCCTCGAAGTCATCGAAGCCCATCTGCTCTTCGACATCGACTTCGACCACATCGAAGTCGTCGTGCATCCGCAGTCGCAGATCCACTCGATGGTCGAGTTCACCGATGCCTCGACGATCGCGCAGATCTCCCCACCGGACATGCGCCTGCCGATCTCCTATGCTCTGGGCACCCAGGACGACGGAACGACGAGGCGACTGACCTCTGGCGCCGTCCCGCACAACTGGGGACAGCCCATGCACTGGTCGTTCGAACCGGTCAACCATCTCGCTTTCCCCGCTCTCGGCCTGGCCATCGACGCCGGCCGGAAGGGACGCAGCTTTCCGGCGGTGCTCAACGCCGCCAATGAGGAACTCGTCGCAGCGTTCATCGCCGGTGACATCGCCTTCACTGGAATCGACAAGGGCCTGGCCCGGGCACTGGCCGCTCACGAACCTGCGGCCGACCACACGGTCGAGACCGTGCTGGCCGCAGATGCATGGGCGAGGGGCTTCGCCCGCGCCGACGTCGCCGAACAGAGCGGAGGCCGCCGATGA
- the pyrH gene encoding UMP kinase, whose translation MTSTPVHESSYASRAVRTHRRRVLLKLSGEVFGGGKIGVDPDVVAAVAREVAPTTEDVEVSIVVGGGNFFRGAELSQRGMDRTRADYMGMLGTVMNCLALQDFLEQTGVDTRVQTAIPMSQVAESYIPRRAMRHMEKNRVVIFGAGAGLPYFSTDTVAAQRALEVHADEVLIAKNGVDGVYTADPKVDPNAEKIAEISYQDALQRGLKVVDATAFSLCMDNKLPMHVFGMEGEGNLRKAIIGEKIGTVVH comes from the coding sequence ATGACAAGCACCCCTGTTCACGAATCCAGCTACGCCAGTCGCGCGGTGCGCACTCATCGCCGCCGTGTTCTGCTCAAGCTCTCCGGTGAGGTCTTCGGCGGTGGCAAGATCGGCGTCGATCCCGACGTCGTCGCCGCAGTCGCGCGTGAGGTCGCACCCACCACCGAGGATGTCGAGGTCAGCATCGTCGTCGGAGGTGGCAATTTCTTCCGCGGAGCCGAACTCTCCCAGCGCGGCATGGACCGCACCCGCGCGGACTACATGGGCATGCTCGGCACCGTGATGAACTGCCTGGCTCTGCAGGACTTCCTCGAACAGACGGGTGTCGACACCCGCGTGCAGACCGCGATCCCGATGTCGCAGGTCGCCGAATCCTATATTCCCCGCCGCGCCATGCGGCACATGGAGAAGAACCGCGTCGTCATCTTCGGGGCCGGTGCCGGTCTCCCGTACTTCTCCACCGACACCGTCGCCGCTCAGCGCGCACTCGAGGTCCACGCCGATGAGGTCCTCATCGCCAAGAACGGTGTCGACGGCGTCTACACCGCCGACCCCAAGGTCGATCCGAATGCCGAGAAGATCGCCGAGATCAGCTACCAGGATGCCCTGCAGCGCGGCCTCAAGGTCGTCGACGCGACCGCCTTCAGCCTGTGCATGGACAACAAGCTGCCGATGCACGTCTTCGGTATGGAAGGCGAGGGCAACCTGCGCAAAGCCATCATCGGTGAGAAGATCGGCACGGTCGTCCACTGA
- a CDS encoding phosphatidate cytidylyltransferase translates to MIAVTGSDSPATDPAPFGEPDPSGEAARVETPFPKRRDLRHSDKPYSPDDPDSNPTAEAAAAEAEPEPKDYGRAGRNLPAAIGMGLLIGGVVLASLIFLPISFLFIILVGIVAAMWELANALSRSGSLVSRVPTMVSAACMVVATFIGGREALWVTFAASAGAVMLFTMVERRKNAVKDVSLSLFALTYVGLMACFIVYLLTQPDGNFYVIIFLSAVVASDTGGYVFGVLWGKHPIAPRISPKKSWEGYLGSTVFAAVVATILAVTVVDAPFWTGLVIGAVIPAFATLGDFSESMIKRDLELKDMGTLLPGHGGVMDRLDSILPTAPVALVLFSVLPGYL, encoded by the coding sequence ATGATCGCAGTGACAGGGTCCGACAGCCCCGCGACAGATCCGGCTCCCTTCGGGGAGCCGGATCCGTCAGGCGAGGCCGCGCGGGTTGAGACCCCTTTCCCGAAACGTCGAGACCTGCGCCATTCGGATAAGCCGTATTCTCCCGACGATCCGGATTCGAATCCCACCGCCGAGGCGGCTGCCGCCGAAGCCGAACCGGAACCGAAGGACTACGGACGGGCCGGTCGCAACCTGCCGGCCGCGATCGGCATGGGACTGCTCATCGGCGGAGTGGTCCTCGCTTCGCTGATCTTCCTGCCGATCTCCTTCCTCTTCATCATCCTCGTCGGCATCGTCGCCGCAATGTGGGAGCTGGCGAACGCTCTGTCGCGTTCCGGATCCCTGGTCTCCCGCGTCCCCACAATGGTCTCGGCCGCCTGTATGGTCGTCGCGACCTTCATCGGCGGTCGCGAAGCCCTCTGGGTGACCTTCGCCGCCAGCGCCGGGGCAGTCATGCTCTTCACGATGGTCGAGCGCCGGAAGAACGCAGTCAAAGACGTCTCGCTCTCGCTCTTCGCCCTCACCTATGTGGGCCTCATGGCCTGCTTCATCGTCTACCTGCTGACTCAACCGGACGGCAACTTCTACGTCATCATCTTCCTCTCCGCCGTCGTCGCCTCCGACACCGGCGGCTATGTCTTCGGTGTGCTGTGGGGCAAACACCCCATCGCCCCGCGGATCTCCCCGAAGAAGTCCTGGGAGGGCTACCTCGGGTCGACCGTCTTCGCCGCCGTCGTCGCAACGATTCTGGCGGTCACGGTCGTCGACGCTCCGTTCTGGACCGGTCTGGTCATCGGTGCGGTCATTCCCGCTTTCGCCACCCTCGGCGACTTCAGCGAATCGATGATCAAACGCGACCTCGAACTCAAGGACATGGGCACCTTGCTGCCCGGCCACGGTGGTGTGATGGACCGCCTCGACTCGATCCTGCCGACCGCTCCAGTCGCTCTAGTCCTCTTCTCGGTGCTGCCCGGCTACCTCTGA
- a CDS encoding TetR/AcrR family transcriptional regulator: MARKISSYHQRIAADNSSAIVDAAAELLFEHGYDRTSLTRVADIVGVSKATLFKPFPARADLFEAAVLGAGRRETLELPEPVSADPVDGLVLLGQAHSDLLVRPPISALIRTIIAESRRFPELRDKTFDFGTYPILAALRGYLEELKGSGVIGDYDLDLSAPVAPS; this comes from the coding sequence ATGGCACGAAAGATCTCTTCCTATCACCAGCGCATTGCTGCCGACAACAGTTCGGCGATCGTCGATGCCGCGGCCGAGCTGCTCTTCGAACACGGCTATGACAGAACCTCGCTGACGCGTGTCGCCGACATCGTGGGCGTGTCGAAGGCCACTCTGTTCAAGCCGTTTCCAGCTAGAGCCGACCTATTCGAAGCTGCAGTGCTCGGCGCTGGGCGCCGCGAGACTCTCGAGCTTCCGGAACCCGTCTCTGCCGATCCTGTCGACGGGCTGGTCCTTCTCGGCCAGGCCCATTCCGACCTGCTTGTCCGGCCACCGATCTCTGCGCTGATCAGGACGATCATTGCGGAATCCCGTCGGTTCCCCGAACTGAGGGACAAGACCTTCGATTTCGGCACCTATCCCATCCTCGCTGCGCTCCGGGGCTACCTCGAAGAGCTGAAGGGGTCCGGCGTCATCGGCGACTATGACCTCGATCTCTCGGCACCGGTTGCTCCATCATGA
- a CDS encoding class I SAM-dependent methyltransferase — METLRAAGCVFAEDEAAILIEAAAGFAGDGSVPAVDASTLRLDELATRRVAGEPLEQIVGWVDFAGMRLQVRPGLFVPRQRSRLLAERAVAAVRQVTDQRGSSAESGARTVPRPDVLEAFCGVGPVASAVAASVPEAAMHVGDADEQAVRCAVTNVEASARAEESGAAVSGHALDCLHGLPDELRCGISVIAAVPPYVPVTAVDFLPREALDFEPSTALFGGPDGLDLVRRLMAESLDWLAPDGVLLIELGRDQAAEATGFATERGLEAQNRLGEDDQTVVLELRRGHRN; from the coding sequence GTGGAAACGCTGCGCGCGGCTGGCTGCGTCTTCGCTGAAGACGAAGCGGCGATCCTCATTGAAGCGGCGGCTGGTTTTGCCGGCGATGGTTCTGTGCCTGCCGTCGATGCCTCCACGCTGAGACTCGATGAATTAGCAACCCGCCGTGTTGCCGGTGAACCCCTCGAACAGATCGTCGGCTGGGTCGACTTCGCCGGGATGCGCCTGCAGGTGCGGCCGGGCCTGTTCGTGCCGCGGCAGCGGAGCCGGCTGTTGGCCGAGCGCGCCGTGGCCGCCGTCAGGCAGGTGACTGACCAACGGGGGAGTAGCGCCGAATCAGGGGCCCGAACCGTCCCACGACCCGATGTGCTCGAAGCCTTCTGCGGGGTCGGGCCTGTCGCGTCTGCCGTGGCCGCCTCGGTGCCGGAGGCGGCCATGCACGTCGGTGATGCTGACGAGCAGGCCGTGCGGTGCGCCGTGACGAACGTGGAAGCTTCCGCACGGGCAGAGGAGTCCGGTGCCGCTGTGTCAGGGCATGCTCTCGACTGTCTGCACGGACTGCCCGACGAGCTGCGCTGCGGCATTTCCGTCATCGCAGCCGTCCCACCCTATGTGCCCGTCACCGCCGTCGACTTCCTGCCACGTGAAGCCCTCGACTTCGAACCGAGCACCGCCCTCTTCGGCGGGCCTGACGGACTGGACCTCGTCCGACGGCTCATGGCCGAGTCTCTGGATTGGCTGGCTCCGGACGGTGTGCTGCTCATCGAACTCGGGCGGGACCAGGCTGCCGAGGCCACCGGTTTCGCCACCGAGCGGGGGCTGGAAGCCCAGAACCGCCTCGGCGAGGATGATCAGACCGTGGTCCTCGAACTGCGGCGAGGACACAGGAACTGA
- a CDS encoding acyl-CoA dehydrogenase family protein yields the protein MSKTLSPDDILGLDSVFESDDLEFASIVKKWLDENVREKIGDYFLDATIPARELAEGLGELGLLGMHLDGYGCGGSTATQYGLACRELEAVDSGLRSLVSVQGSLAMFAIHHWGSEAQKEEWLPKMAAGKAIGCFGLTEPDVGSDPSGMKTTAKKDGSDWILNGAKMWITNSPVSDVMVVWAKTEEVDDKGKNVVRGFVVPSNTEGVQTPEIHRKISLRASITGEIVLDNVRLPEDAMLPKAKGLKGPLSCLSEARYGIVFGVTGAARDALLSALEYTGTRVQFDRPLASFQITQQKLAKAFGQYSQITLLAAHLGKLKDSEKGVRPEQISLGKMVNVDTAMNVCRDLRALFGGSGITSEYPPLRHAVNLETVLTYEGTHEVHQLTLGRTMTGINAFAN from the coding sequence ATGAGCAAGACGCTGAGCCCTGACGACATTCTTGGACTGGATTCGGTCTTCGAATCCGATGACCTCGAATTCGCATCGATCGTGAAGAAGTGGCTGGACGAGAACGTCCGTGAGAAGATCGGCGACTACTTCCTCGACGCCACCATCCCCGCCCGCGAACTGGCCGAAGGACTCGGCGAGCTCGGTCTGCTGGGCATGCACCTCGACGGGTACGGCTGCGGCGGCTCGACCGCGACTCAGTACGGACTGGCCTGCCGTGAGCTCGAAGCCGTCGACTCCGGACTGCGTTCGCTCGTGTCCGTGCAGGGTTCGCTGGCGATGTTCGCCATCCACCACTGGGGATCGGAAGCGCAGAAGGAAGAATGGCTGCCGAAGATGGCCGCCGGCAAGGCCATCGGCTGCTTCGGTCTGACCGAACCCGATGTCGGCTCAGACCCGTCGGGCATGAAGACGACCGCGAAGAAGGACGGATCCGACTGGATCCTCAACGGCGCGAAGATGTGGATCACGAACTCCCCGGTCTCCGACGTCATGGTCGTGTGGGCCAAAACCGAAGAGGTCGACGACAAAGGCAAGAACGTCGTCCGCGGCTTCGTCGTGCCCTCGAACACCGAAGGTGTGCAGACCCCGGAGATCCACCGCAAGATCTCGCTGCGCGCCTCCATCACCGGTGAGATCGTCCTCGACAACGTCCGCCTCCCCGAGGATGCGATGCTGCCGAAGGCCAAAGGACTCAAGGGGCCTCTGTCCTGCCTGTCCGAGGCACGCTACGGCATCGTCTTCGGTGTCACCGGTGCCGCTCGCGATGCGCTGCTCTCCGCGCTGGAGTACACCGGCACCCGCGTGCAGTTTGATCGTCCGCTGGCATCCTTCCAGATCACTCAGCAGAAGCTGGCGAAGGCCTTCGGCCAGTATTCGCAGATCACACTGCTCGCCGCTCACCTGGGCAAGCTCAAGGACTCAGAGAAGGGTGTGCGTCCGGAGCAGATCAGCCTGGGCAAGATGGTCAACGTCGATACGGCGATGAATGTCTGCCGTGACCTGCGCGCCCTGTTCGGCGGGTCGGGCATCACGAGCGAGTATCCGCCGCTGCGTCACGCGGTCAACCTCGAGACCGTGCTCACCTACGAAGGCACGCACGAAGTGCATCAGCTGACCTTGGGTCGCACGATGACAGGAATCAACGCCTTCGCCAACTGA
- a CDS encoding DivIVA domain-containing protein gives MADTTFPRMSGWKNGYDPKQVDSFFKRARESFERPTPQPGDLDSRAVRTVGFDLVRKGYHVAVVDAALDRLEDAFAKQARDRLIAQSGQDAWVSELTRVAASLRGRLVREAGERFDNPPPGVIGYDIVQVDDMCDKVNSYFTQGVAMSVDQVRRVLFKTAKGKKAYNEDQVDAFIDRVVEVMASVD, from the coding sequence ATGGCGGACACGACTTTCCCTCGGATGTCCGGTTGGAAGAACGGATACGACCCCAAGCAGGTCGACAGCTTCTTCAAGCGTGCACGTGAGTCCTTTGAGCGGCCGACGCCGCAGCCCGGCGACCTCGACTCCCGCGCGGTGCGCACGGTCGGCTTCGACCTCGTCCGCAAGGGCTACCACGTCGCCGTCGTCGACGCCGCACTCGACCGTCTCGAAGACGCCTTCGCCAAGCAGGCGCGCGATCGCCTGATCGCCCAGTCCGGTCAGGATGCCTGGGTCTCCGAACTCACCCGTGTGGCAGCGTCCCTGCGGGGACGCCTGGTCCGCGAGGCCGGAGAGCGCTTCGACAACCCGCCACCCGGGGTCATCGGCTACGACATCGTCCAGGTCGACGACATGTGCGACAAGGTCAACTCGTACTTCACGCAGGGAGTGGCGATGAGCGTCGACCAGGTCCGCCGCGTGCTGTTCAAGACCGCGAAAGGCAAGAAAGCGTACAACGAAGACCAGGTCGATGCGTTCATCGACCGCGTCGTCGAAGTGATGGCCTCTGTTGACTGA
- the tsf gene encoding translation elongation factor Ts, protein MANYTAADIKALREKTGAGMMDVKKALDESDGDQAKAMEALRIKGLKGATKREGRSTSDGLVATSVEGGVGTMIELNSETDFVAKSEPFVKLSEEVLGLAVANKADSAEALLAAETDGKPVSQFITESGASLGEKVDLRRVGRLEGAKIASYLHRTNKDLPPQVGVLLAFEGDDETVAHDVAVHIAAMAPKYFSREDVPAELVENERRIAEDTAKNEGKPEQAMPKIVEGRVNGFFKENCLLDQGFAKDPKQSVAKVLEAAGVKATGFLRYRVGA, encoded by the coding sequence ATGGCAAACTACACTGCCGCTGATATCAAGGCACTGCGCGAGAAGACCGGCGCGGGAATGATGGACGTCAAGAAGGCTCTCGACGAGTCCGACGGCGACCAGGCGAAGGCCATGGAGGCCCTGCGCATCAAGGGCCTCAAGGGCGCCACCAAGCGCGAAGGCCGCTCGACCTCCGACGGTCTGGTCGCGACCTCCGTCGAAGGCGGAGTCGGCACCATGATCGAGCTCAACTCGGAGACTGACTTCGTTGCGAAGTCCGAACCGTTCGTCAAGCTCTCCGAAGAGGTCCTCGGGCTGGCCGTGGCCAACAAGGCCGATTCGGCCGAGGCTCTGCTCGCCGCTGAGACCGACGGTAAGCCCGTCTCCCAGTTCATCACCGAGTCCGGTGCCTCCCTGGGTGAGAAGGTCGACCTGCGTCGCGTGGGTCGCCTCGAAGGCGCCAAGATCGCCTCCTACCTGCACCGCACCAACAAGGACCTGCCACCGCAGGTCGGCGTGCTGCTGGCATTCGAAGGTGACGACGAGACCGTGGCACACGATGTCGCTGTGCACATCGCCGCCATGGCTCCGAAGTACTTCTCCCGCGAAGACGTTCCCGCCGAGCTCGTCGAGAACGAGCGTCGCATCGCCGAAGACACCGCGAAGAACGAAGGCAAGCCCGAGCAGGCTATGCCGAAGATCGTCGAGGGCCGCGTCAACGGCTTCTTCAAGGAGAACTGCCTGCTCGACCAGGGATTCGCCAAGGATCCCAAGCAGTCCGTGGCCAAGGTGCTCGAGGCTGCCGGCGTCAAGGCAACAGGCTTCCTGCGCTACCGCGTCGGAGCCTGA
- a CDS encoding M50 family metallopeptidase, giving the protein MTVVLYIVGIILFLIGISISIALHELGHLTPAKKFGVKVTHYMVGFGPTLFSFRRGETEYGIKAFPLGGFIAMPGMYPPEEATKARHEGAIAAQTGGSAGGVANGEIDGRADETAGRLGEPGAALDSTDDVTQGRLGEEMDEAAPLRRDRKKRKGRLFEDTMADAREFSNQEIEPGEEHRTFYALSVPKRLVVMFSGPLVNLVLGILIMAISLLGIGVITPTTTVQTVVECAVPASEAQQRPASEQNTCRDDDQLTPAWEAGIKPGDEITAIAGTETKDWDQLSSVIKDHAGERVDVDFIRDGKAQTVTVPIIATERPKVDESGKAMLNPDGTPQTETQGFFGVGPVQERQSLPLGEFPGAVWDQVSGVFHAILTLPVKLVDIGEVAVGTKDRDAEGLVGMVGVGRIAGEIVSTDKIDVIDKAQMGLGMLGSLNIFLFAFNMIPLLPLDGGHIAVGLYEGARRRINRWRGRGLVGPFDTAKLLPLTYVCIGLMLCMTALLVYVDLVKPITLDAIFNSGG; this is encoded by the coding sequence ATGACAGTTGTGCTCTACATTGTCGGGATCATCCTCTTCCTCATCGGCATCTCGATCTCGATTGCGCTGCATGAACTCGGCCACCTCACCCCGGCGAAGAAGTTCGGGGTGAAAGTCACGCACTATATGGTCGGCTTCGGACCGACCCTGTTCTCCTTCCGCCGCGGTGAGACCGAATACGGCATCAAAGCGTTCCCCCTCGGCGGGTTCATCGCCATGCCGGGAATGTATCCGCCCGAGGAAGCGACGAAGGCCCGCCATGAGGGAGCCATCGCTGCGCAGACGGGCGGCAGTGCCGGTGGAGTTGCGAACGGCGAAATCGACGGCAGGGCCGACGAAACGGCGGGTCGCCTCGGCGAACCCGGCGCTGCACTCGACTCAACGGACGATGTCACGCAGGGCCGCCTCGGCGAGGAGATGGACGAGGCCGCTCCGCTGCGTCGGGACCGGAAGAAGCGGAAGGGGCGGCTGTTCGAGGACACGATGGCCGATGCCCGGGAGTTCTCGAATCAGGAGATCGAGCCGGGGGAGGAGCACCGGACGTTTTATGCGCTCAGCGTGCCCAAACGGCTCGTTGTCATGTTCTCCGGTCCTCTGGTCAACCTCGTCCTGGGCATCCTCATCATGGCGATCTCGCTGCTGGGCATCGGTGTGATCACTCCGACGACGACCGTCCAGACCGTCGTCGAATGTGCGGTGCCCGCCTCCGAAGCGCAGCAGCGTCCCGCCTCCGAGCAGAACACGTGCCGTGACGACGATCAGCTCACCCCTGCGTGGGAGGCCGGGATCAAACCGGGTGACGAGATCACCGCGATCGCCGGTACCGAGACGAAGGACTGGGACCAACTGTCCTCGGTCATCAAGGACCACGCCGGCGAACGCGTCGACGTCGATTTCATCCGCGACGGCAAGGCTCAGACTGTGACGGTGCCGATCATCGCCACCGAACGACCGAAGGTCGACGAGTCGGGCAAGGCCATGCTCAACCCGGACGGGACTCCGCAGACCGAGACCCAGGGATTCTTTGGCGTCGGGCCTGTACAGGAACGTCAGTCCCTGCCGCTAGGGGAGTTCCCGGGTGCCGTGTGGGACCAGGTGAGCGGAGTTTTCCACGCGATACTGACACTGCCGGTCAAGCTCGTCGACATAGGCGAGGTGGCTGTGGGCACGAAGGACCGCGACGCCGAAGGACTCGTCGGCATGGTCGGCGTCGGACGCATCGCCGGCGAGATCGTGTCCACCGACAAGATCGACGTTATCGACAAGGCGCAGATGGGGTTGGGCATGCTCGGCTCGCTCAACATCTTCCTCTTCGCGTTCAACATGATCCCGCTGCTGCCCCTCGACGGCGGACATATCGCCGTGGGACTCTACGAAGGTGCGCGCCGCCGCATCAATCGGTGGCGCGGACGCGGACTGGTCGGCCCCTTCGACACGGCGAAGCTGCTGCCGCTGACGTATGTGTGCATCGGACTGATGCTGTGCATGACGGCGCTGCTCGTCTACGTCGACCTCGTCAAACCCATCACCCTCGACGCGATCTTCAACTCCGGCGGTTAG
- the rlmN gene encoding 23S rRNA (adenine(2503)-C(2))-methyltransferase RlmN: MRDGRPLLNFKSARVKQPPQHLADMTMDERMDAVKEMGLPAFRAKQISTHYFSHYVTDTEAMTDLPKDKRAEIQERFFPHLLTEVRRLRTENGDTIKFLWRLFDGALVESVLMRYRNRVTLCVSSQCGCGMNCPFCATGQQGLTRNMSTAEIVEQVIRANQVIAAGELAEAPKSDMPAAGETALGAEADDDEAAGESGFDGEATAASASGPERVSNIVFMGMGEPLANYKRVMNAVRRFVGPSPEGLGMSARRITISTVGLVPGINKLADEDIPVTFALSLHAPDDELRDEMIPVNTRWKADEAIDAAYNYYQVTGRRVSIEYALIKDMNDHAWRAELLAKKLNARGRGWVHVNPIPLNPTPGSVWTASEPDVADEFVRRLIDQGIPTTIRDTRGSDIDGACGQLAAAD, from the coding sequence ATGCGCGATGGTCGTCCCCTTCTCAACTTCAAGTCCGCACGGGTCAAGCAGCCGCCACAGCATCTGGCCGATATGACGATGGACGAACGCATGGACGCGGTCAAGGAGATGGGGCTGCCCGCCTTCCGGGCCAAGCAGATCTCCACCCATTACTTCAGCCACTACGTCACCGACACCGAGGCGATGACGGATCTGCCCAAGGACAAGCGGGCCGAGATCCAGGAACGGTTCTTCCCGCACCTGCTCACCGAGGTGCGCCGTCTGCGCACCGAGAACGGCGATACCATCAAGTTCCTGTGGCGCCTCTTCGACGGAGCCCTCGTCGAATCCGTGCTCATGCGCTACCGCAACCGCGTCACCCTGTGCGTGTCCAGTCAGTGCGGCTGCGGAATGAACTGCCCGTTCTGCGCCACCGGCCAACAGGGTCTGACCAGGAACATGTCCACGGCCGAGATCGTCGAACAGGTCATCCGCGCTAACCAGGTCATCGCCGCCGGCGAACTCGCCGAGGCCCCGAAGTCGGATATGCCCGCCGCTGGCGAGACCGCGCTCGGCGCGGAAGCCGACGATGACGAAGCGGCAGGGGAGTCCGGATTCGACGGCGAGGCCACGGCGGCCTCGGCGAGCGGACCCGAACGGGTCTCGAACATCGTCTTCATGGGCATGGGCGAACCCCTGGCCAACTACAAGCGGGTGATGAACGCGGTGCGCCGGTTCGTCGGACCGAGCCCCGAAGGGCTGGGCATGTCGGCCCGGCGGATCACGATCTCCACGGTCGGTCTGGTGCCCGGTATCAACAAACTCGCCGACGAGGACATCCCCGTCACCTTTGCGCTCAGCCTGCACGCGCCCGATGACGAGCTCCGCGATGAGATGATCCCGGTCAACACGCGCTGGAAGGCCGACGAGGCCATCGACGCCGCCTATAACTACTACCAGGTGACCGGTCGGCGGGTGAGCATCGAATACGCGCTCATCAAGGACATGAACGACCACGCCTGGCGCGCTGAGCTGCTGGCGAAGAAGCTCAACGCCCGCGGACGCGGCTGGGTCCACGTCAACCCGATCCCGCTCAACCCGACTCCGGGATCGGTGTGGACGGCCTCCGAACCGGACGTCGCCGACGAATTCGTCCGCCGCCTCATCGATCAGGGCATTCCGACGACGATCCGTGATACCCGCGGATCCGACATCGACGGCGCCTGCGGACAGCTCGCCGCAGCCGACTGA